From one Ooceraea biroi isolate clonal line C1 chromosome 7, Obir_v5.4, whole genome shotgun sequence genomic stretch:
- the LOC105277680 gene encoding plasma membrane calcium-transporting ATPase 2 isoform X3, whose translation MATIDGRPAQYGVTLKQLRELMELRGREGVNKINSYGGVQEICKKLYTSPSEGLSGSVADIQHRRDTFGSNMIPPKPPKTFLQLVWEALQDVTLIILEVAALVSLGLSFYHPADDKEKPLVDEDEAKYGWIEGLAILISVIVVVLVTAFNDYSKERQFRGLQSRIEGEHKFSVIRQGEVKQISVSDIVVGDICQIKYGDLLPADGILIQSNDLKVDESSLTGESDHVKKGEMFDPMVLSGTHVMEGSGKMLVTAVGVNSQAGIIFTLLGAAVDEREQAIKKMKKGEETVEITGNSHVTGGGGGGGGGGGGGGGGGGGGGGGGGGGGKHEGGENHHTSAPPSAAESGKKEKSVLQAKLTKLAIQIGYAGSTIAVLTVVILVIQFCVTTFVIQAKPWRNTYAGDLVRHLIIGVTVLVVAVPEGLPLAVTLSLAYSVKKMMKDNNLVRHLDACETMGNATAICSDKTGTLTTNRMTVVQSYICEKMSKTTPNFSDIPSHIGELIIQAISINSAYTSRIMESQDPTELPMQVGNKTECALLGFVLALGKKYQTVRDDYPEETFTRVYTFNSVRKSMSTVIPRKGGGYRLFTKGASEMIMKKCAFIYGREGHLETFTRDMQERLVKNVIEPMACNGLRTISIAYRDFVPGKAEINQVHIDNEPNWDDEDNLVNNLTCLCIVGIEDPVRAEVPDAIRKCQKAGITVRMVTGDNINTARSIALKCGILKPSEDFLILEGKEFNRRVRDSNGEVQQHLLDKVWPKLRVLARSSPTDKYTLVKGIIDSKASESREVVAVTGDGTNDGPALKKADVGFAMGIAGTDVAKEASDIILTDDNFSSIVKAVMWGRNVYDSIAKFLQFQLTVNVVAVIVAFIGACAVQDSPLKAVQMLWVNLIMDTLASLALATELPTPDLLLRRPYGRTKPLISRTMMKNILGQAFYQLTIIFALLFAGDMMFDIDTGRGVAAKGGGPTQHFTVIFNTFVMMTLFNEFNARKIHGQRNVFQGITTNPIFYSIWIGTCFSQVIIIQYGRMAFSTKALTLDQWLWCLFFGFGTLIWGQIVTTIPTRRIPKILSWGRGQPDDIGAINLGDEKFDPDSDKKPRAGQILWIRGLTRLQTQLRVIRAFKSTLEDLEERRSVHSLHSLHSMRSSRSHTGPRPLSDFTYIDEDPTNTTTAQNAAYKSSNRSAEPMMSQDYETNYRGYSRMLNSPASPLLLTVTGPANACNHHYTTINTATDNRSPSSNALNQPLSPNHTAQSSNRDNTGNSLLLSSNNLVLPELTKLVHETSI comes from the exons ATGGCGACGATAGACGGCCGGCCGGCCCAATATGGTGTCACGCTTAAGCAACTCCGCGAGCTCATGGAGCTCCGGGGGCGCGAAGGTGTCAACAAAATCAATAGCTACGGTGGTGTGCAGGAGATTTGTAAAAAGCTATATACTTCACCCAGTGAAG GTCTCAGTGGGTCAGTAGCGGACATACAACATAGGCGAGATACTTTTGGTTCCAATATGATACCTCCAAAACCAccgaaaacatttttacagtTAGTATGGGAAGCGTTGCAAGACGTCACGTTAATCATCCTAGAAGTAGCAGCATTGGTTTCATTAGGTCTTAGCTTTTATCATCCAGCTgatgataaagaaaaac CTTTAGTAGATGAGGACGAAGCGAAGTATGGTTGGATTGAAGGACTCGCTATATTGATTTCTGTAATTGTGGTAGTCTTAGTGACGGCGTTTAATGACTATTCCAAGGAGAGGCAGTTTAGGGGTCTTCAAAGTCGGATAGAAGGAGAGCACAAGTTCTCAGTTATTCGGCAAGGAGAAGTGAAACAAATCTCCGTGTCTGACATTGTCGTTGGCGATATCTGTCAG ATAAAATATGGAGACCTGTTGCCTGCAGACGGTATTCTTATACAAAGCAACGATCTCAAAGTGGATGAATCCAGTTTGACTGGAGAATCAGATCATGTAAAGAAAGGGGAAATGTTCGATCCTATGGTACTTTCAG GTACGCACGTGATGGAGGGTTCCGGGAAAATGTTAGTTACTGCAGTAGGTGTTAACTCCCAGGCGggtattatttttactctgcTGGGCGCTGCTGTTGATGAACGCGAGCAGGCAatcaagaaaatgaagaaag GAGAAGAGACGGTAGAGATTACCGGGAACAGTCATGTCACcggaggcggcggcggcggcggcggtggcggcggcggtggcggtggcggtggcggcggcggcggcggcggcggcggcggcggtggtaaGCACGAGGGTGGCGAGAACCATCACACGTCCGCACCCCCGAGCGCCGCGGAGAGTGGCAAGAAGGAGAAGAGTGTTCTGCAAGCCAAGCTAACTAAACTCGCCATACAGATCGGTTATGCCGGCTCGACCATCGCGGTACTTACTGTCGTCATTCTAGTCATACAGTTCTGTGTGACGACCTTCGTCATCCAGGCCAAGCCGTGGCGAAACACGTACGCCGGTGATCTGGTACGACATCTGATCATCGGTGTCACGGTGCTCGTAGTCGCTGTACCCGAGGGTCTTCCTCTAGCCGTCACCCTGTCGCTCGCTTACTCCGTCAAG AAAATGATGAAGGACAACAATCTGGTGCGCCACTTGGATGCCTGCGAAACGATGGGTAACGCCACCGCCATTTGCTCGGACAAGACCGGCACCCTGACTACAAACCGCATGACCGTAGTACAATCGTACATATGCGAGAAGATGAGCAAGACGACGCCGAACTTTTCGGACATACCGAGCCATATCGGCGAGCTGATTATACAGGCCATCTCCATCAATTCGGCGTACACGTCGCGAATAATGGAGTCGCAGGACCCTACCGAATTGCCGATGCAGGTCGGCAACAAAACCGAATGTGCCTTACTTGGATTCGTGTTAGCCCTGGGCAAGAAATATCAAACCGTGCGGGATGACTACCCTGAGGAAACCTTTACGCGGGTGTATACGTTTAATAGCGTAAGAAAGAGCATGTCCACCGTTATTCCCAGGAAAGGTGGTGGATACAGGCTCTTTACCAAGGGCGCTTCCGAGATGATCATGAAGAA ATGTGCCTTTATATATGGTCGCGAAGGTCATCTGGAGACGTTTACCAGAGACATGCAAGAGCGTCTGGTAAAAAACGTGATCGAACCCATGGCATGCAACGGGCTGCGCACCATCTCCATCGCTTATCGCGACTTTGTTCCTGGCAAGGCGGAGATCAATCAAGTTCACATCGACAACGAGCCCAACTGGGACGACGAGGATAATCTAGTGAACAACCTCACCTGCCTGTGCATCGTTGGTATCGAGGATCCGGTACGTGCCGAGGTACCGGACGCGATCAGGAAATGCCAAAAGGCCGGTATCACCGTGCGCATGGTGACGGGTGACAATATTAACACCGCGCGATCCATCGCGCTGAAATGCGGCATTCTGAAGCCGAGTGAGGACTTCCTCATCCTGGAGGGCAAGGAGTTCAACCGTAGAGTCAGAGACAGCAACGGCGAGGTGCAGCAGCACCTGCTAGACAAAGTGTGGCCGAAACTGCGAGTATTGGCCAGGTCGTCGCCCACCGACAAGTACACTTTAGTGAAGGGCATTATCGACAGCAAGGCGTCCGAAAGCCGCGAAGTCGTTGCAGTGACTGGCGATGGCACGAACGACGGGCCGGCGTTGAAGAAAGCCGATGTTGGTTTTGCGATGGGGATTGCTGGCACTGACGTCGCCAAGGAGGCGTCCGACATTATACTAACGGACGACAACTTCTCGTCGATTGTGAAAGCGGTGATGTGGGGCAGAAACGTCTACGACAGCATCGCCAAGTTCCTGCAGTTCCAGCTAACCGTCAACGTAGTCGCCGTGATTGTCGCCTTCATCGGTGCTTGTGCCGTGCAGGACTCACCGCTCAAGGCAGTGCAGATGTTGTGGGTAAACCTAATCATGGACACGTTAGCGTCCCTCGCCTTGGCCACCGAATTGCCTACGCCCGATCTACTCCTACGTAGACCATACGGTCGCACAAAACCACTCATTTCCAGGacaatgatgaaaaatattctcggTCAGGCCTTTTATCAGTTGACCataattttcgcgcttctcttCGCCG GTGACATGATGTTCGACATCGACACAGGCCGCGGAGTGGCGGCGAAGGGGGGCGGGCCCACGCAACACTTCACCGTCATCTTCAATACGTTCGTCATGATGACTCTCTTCAACGAATTCAATGCCAGGAAAATTCACGGTCAACGCAATGTCTTCCAGGGAATAACCACCAACCCCATCTTCTATTCGATTTGGATCGGCACGTGTTTCTCGCAA GTGATCATCATACAATACGGTAGAATGGCATTCAGCACCAAAGCGCTCACGTTAGACCAGTGGTTGTGGTGCCTGTTCTTCGGATTCGGTACGCTAATATGGGGCCAAATAGTTACGACTATTCCTACACGCCGAATTCCCAAAATTCTTTC aTGGGGCCGCGGCCAGCCGGATGATATCGGCGCGATCAATCTAGGAGATGAGAAATTCGACCCCGACTCGGATAAAAAGCCGCGCGCAGGACAAATTCTATGGATCCGTGGTCTTACACGGCTACAGACACAG CTTCGAGTAATCAGAGCGTTCAAGTCGACTCTGGAAGATCTGGAGGAGCGTCGCTCTGTCCATAGTTTACACAGCTTACACAGTATGCGCAGTTCACGCAGCCACACCGGGCCCCGACCACTCTCTGACTTCACATACATTGACGAAGACCCGACAAACACCACCACCGCGCAGAACGCCGCCTACAAGTCCTCTAATAGGAGTGCCGAGCCGATGATGAGTCAGGATTACGAGACAAACTACAGAGGATACTCCAGGATGCTCAACAGCCCCGCCTCGCCGTTGTTGCTGACTGTGACCGGGCCGGCGAACGCGTGCAACCATCATTACACCACTATCAATACCGCCACCGACAACCGATCCCCTTCCAGTAACGCCCTCAATCAGCCCCTGAGCCCCAACCATACGGCGCAGAGCAGCAATCGAGACAACACTGGAAACTCCCTGCTTCTAAGCTCCAACAACCTGGTCCTACCGGAGTTGACTAAGCTCGTGCATGAGACCAGCATTTAA
- the LOC105277680 gene encoding plasma membrane calcium-transporting ATPase 2 isoform X14: MATIDGRPAQYGVTLKQLRELMELRGREGVNKINSYGGVQEICKKLYTSPSEGLSGSVADIQHRRDTFGSNMIPPKPPKTFLQLVWEALQDVTLIILEVAALVSLGLSFYHPADDKEKPLVDEDEAKYGWIEGLAILISVIVVVLVTAFNDYSKERQFRGLQSRIEGEHKFSVIRQGEVKQISVSDIVVGDICQIKYGDLLPADGILIQSNDLKVDESSLTGESDHVKKGEMFDPMVLSGTHVMEGSGKMLVTAVGVNSQAGIIFTLLGAAVDEREQAIKKMKKEAKKQRKKKSLPGEETVEITGNSHVTGGGGGGGGGGGGGGGGGGGGGGGGGGGGKHEGGENHHTSAPPSAAESGKKEKSVLQAKLTKLAIQIGYAGSTIAVLTVVILVIQFCVTTFVIQAKPWRNTYAGDLVRHLIIGVTVLVVAVPEGLPLAVTLSLAYSVKKMMKDNNLVRHLDACETMGNATAICSDKTGTLTTNRMTVVQSYICEKMSKTTPNFSDIPSHIGELIIQAISINSAYTSRIMESQDPTELPMQVGNKTECALLGFVLALGKKYQTVRDDYPEETFTRVYTFNSVRKSMSTVIPRKGGGYRLFTKGASEMIMKKCAFIYGREGHLETFTRDMQERLVKNVIEPMACNGLRTISIAYRDFVPGKAEINQVHIDNEPNWDDEDNLVNNLTCLCIVGIEDPVRAEVPDAIRKCQKAGITVRMVTGDNINTARSIALKCGILKPSEDFLILEGKEFNRRVRDSNGEVQQHLLDKVWPKLRVLARSSPTDKYTLVKGIIDSKASESREVVAVTGDGTNDGPALKKADVGFAMGIAGTDVAKEASDIILTDDNFSSIVKAVMWGRNVYDSIAKFLQFQLTVNVVAVIVAFIGACAVQDSPLKAVQMLWVNLIMDTLASLALATELPTPDLLLRRPYGRTKPLISRTMMKNILGQAFYQLTIIFALLFAGDMMFDIDTGRGVAAKGGGPTQHFTVIFNTFVMMTLFNEFNARKIHGQRNVFQGITTNPIFYSIWIGTCFSQVIIIQYGRMAFSTKALTLDQWLWCLFFGFGTLIWGQIVTTIPTRRIPKILSWGRGQPDDIGAINLGDEKFDPDSDKKPRAGQILWIRGLTRLQTQPAEPIRETEV; encoded by the exons ATGGCGACGATAGACGGCCGGCCGGCCCAATATGGTGTCACGCTTAAGCAACTCCGCGAGCTCATGGAGCTCCGGGGGCGCGAAGGTGTCAACAAAATCAATAGCTACGGTGGTGTGCAGGAGATTTGTAAAAAGCTATATACTTCACCCAGTGAAG GTCTCAGTGGGTCAGTAGCGGACATACAACATAGGCGAGATACTTTTGGTTCCAATATGATACCTCCAAAACCAccgaaaacatttttacagtTAGTATGGGAAGCGTTGCAAGACGTCACGTTAATCATCCTAGAAGTAGCAGCATTGGTTTCATTAGGTCTTAGCTTTTATCATCCAGCTgatgataaagaaaaac CTTTAGTAGATGAGGACGAAGCGAAGTATGGTTGGATTGAAGGACTCGCTATATTGATTTCTGTAATTGTGGTAGTCTTAGTGACGGCGTTTAATGACTATTCCAAGGAGAGGCAGTTTAGGGGTCTTCAAAGTCGGATAGAAGGAGAGCACAAGTTCTCAGTTATTCGGCAAGGAGAAGTGAAACAAATCTCCGTGTCTGACATTGTCGTTGGCGATATCTGTCAG ATAAAATATGGAGACCTGTTGCCTGCAGACGGTATTCTTATACAAAGCAACGATCTCAAAGTGGATGAATCCAGTTTGACTGGAGAATCAGATCATGTAAAGAAAGGGGAAATGTTCGATCCTATGGTACTTTCAG GTACGCACGTGATGGAGGGTTCCGGGAAAATGTTAGTTACTGCAGTAGGTGTTAACTCCCAGGCGggtattatttttactctgcTGGGCGCTGCTGTTGATGAACGCGAGCAGGCAatcaagaaaatgaagaaag AGGCTAAAAAGCAGCGGAAGAAGAAGTCATTACCAG GAGAAGAGACGGTAGAGATTACCGGGAACAGTCATGTCACcggaggcggcggcggcggcggcggtggcggcggcggtggcggtggcggtggcggcggcggcggcggcggcggcggcggcggtggtaaGCACGAGGGTGGCGAGAACCATCACACGTCCGCACCCCCGAGCGCCGCGGAGAGTGGCAAGAAGGAGAAGAGTGTTCTGCAAGCCAAGCTAACTAAACTCGCCATACAGATCGGTTATGCCGGCTCGACCATCGCGGTACTTACTGTCGTCATTCTAGTCATACAGTTCTGTGTGACGACCTTCGTCATCCAGGCCAAGCCGTGGCGAAACACGTACGCCGGTGATCTGGTACGACATCTGATCATCGGTGTCACGGTGCTCGTAGTCGCTGTACCCGAGGGTCTTCCTCTAGCCGTCACCCTGTCGCTCGCTTACTCCGTCAAG AAAATGATGAAGGACAACAATCTGGTGCGCCACTTGGATGCCTGCGAAACGATGGGTAACGCCACCGCCATTTGCTCGGACAAGACCGGCACCCTGACTACAAACCGCATGACCGTAGTACAATCGTACATATGCGAGAAGATGAGCAAGACGACGCCGAACTTTTCGGACATACCGAGCCATATCGGCGAGCTGATTATACAGGCCATCTCCATCAATTCGGCGTACACGTCGCGAATAATGGAGTCGCAGGACCCTACCGAATTGCCGATGCAGGTCGGCAACAAAACCGAATGTGCCTTACTTGGATTCGTGTTAGCCCTGGGCAAGAAATATCAAACCGTGCGGGATGACTACCCTGAGGAAACCTTTACGCGGGTGTATACGTTTAATAGCGTAAGAAAGAGCATGTCCACCGTTATTCCCAGGAAAGGTGGTGGATACAGGCTCTTTACCAAGGGCGCTTCCGAGATGATCATGAAGAA ATGTGCCTTTATATATGGTCGCGAAGGTCATCTGGAGACGTTTACCAGAGACATGCAAGAGCGTCTGGTAAAAAACGTGATCGAACCCATGGCATGCAACGGGCTGCGCACCATCTCCATCGCTTATCGCGACTTTGTTCCTGGCAAGGCGGAGATCAATCAAGTTCACATCGACAACGAGCCCAACTGGGACGACGAGGATAATCTAGTGAACAACCTCACCTGCCTGTGCATCGTTGGTATCGAGGATCCGGTACGTGCCGAGGTACCGGACGCGATCAGGAAATGCCAAAAGGCCGGTATCACCGTGCGCATGGTGACGGGTGACAATATTAACACCGCGCGATCCATCGCGCTGAAATGCGGCATTCTGAAGCCGAGTGAGGACTTCCTCATCCTGGAGGGCAAGGAGTTCAACCGTAGAGTCAGAGACAGCAACGGCGAGGTGCAGCAGCACCTGCTAGACAAAGTGTGGCCGAAACTGCGAGTATTGGCCAGGTCGTCGCCCACCGACAAGTACACTTTAGTGAAGGGCATTATCGACAGCAAGGCGTCCGAAAGCCGCGAAGTCGTTGCAGTGACTGGCGATGGCACGAACGACGGGCCGGCGTTGAAGAAAGCCGATGTTGGTTTTGCGATGGGGATTGCTGGCACTGACGTCGCCAAGGAGGCGTCCGACATTATACTAACGGACGACAACTTCTCGTCGATTGTGAAAGCGGTGATGTGGGGCAGAAACGTCTACGACAGCATCGCCAAGTTCCTGCAGTTCCAGCTAACCGTCAACGTAGTCGCCGTGATTGTCGCCTTCATCGGTGCTTGTGCCGTGCAGGACTCACCGCTCAAGGCAGTGCAGATGTTGTGGGTAAACCTAATCATGGACACGTTAGCGTCCCTCGCCTTGGCCACCGAATTGCCTACGCCCGATCTACTCCTACGTAGACCATACGGTCGCACAAAACCACTCATTTCCAGGacaatgatgaaaaatattctcggTCAGGCCTTTTATCAGTTGACCataattttcgcgcttctcttCGCCG GTGACATGATGTTCGACATCGACACAGGCCGCGGAGTGGCGGCGAAGGGGGGCGGGCCCACGCAACACTTCACCGTCATCTTCAATACGTTCGTCATGATGACTCTCTTCAACGAATTCAATGCCAGGAAAATTCACGGTCAACGCAATGTCTTCCAGGGAATAACCACCAACCCCATCTTCTATTCGATTTGGATCGGCACGTGTTTCTCGCAA GTGATCATCATACAATACGGTAGAATGGCATTCAGCACCAAAGCGCTCACGTTAGACCAGTGGTTGTGGTGCCTGTTCTTCGGATTCGGTACGCTAATATGGGGCCAAATAGTTACGACTATTCCTACACGCCGAATTCCCAAAATTCTTTC aTGGGGCCGCGGCCAGCCGGATGATATCGGCGCGATCAATCTAGGAGATGAGAAATTCGACCCCGACTCGGATAAAAAGCCGCGCGCAGGACAAATTCTATGGATCCGTGGTCTTACACGGCTACAGACACAG CCAGCGGAACCCATTCGAGAGACTGAGGTATAA
- the LOC105277680 gene encoding plasma membrane calcium-transporting ATPase 2 isoform X11: MATIDGRPAQYGVTLKQLRELMELRGREGVNKINSYGGVQEICKKLYTSPSEGLSGSVADIQHRRDTFGSNMIPPKPPKTFLQLVWEALQDVTLIILEVAALVSLGLSFYHPADDKEKPLVDEDEAKYGWIEGLAILISVIVVVLVTAFNDYSKERQFRGLQSRIEGEHKFSVIRQGEVKQISVSDIVVGDICQIKYGDLLPADGILIQSNDLKVDESSLTGESDHVKKGEMFDPMVLSGTHVMEGSGKMLVTAVGVNSQAGIIFTLLGAAVDEREQAIKKMKKEAKKQRKKKSLPGEETVEITGNSHVTGGGGGGGGGGGGGGGGGGGGGGGGGGGGKHEGGENHHTSAPPSAAESGKKEKSVLQAKLTKLAIQIGYAGSTIAVLTVVILVIQFCVTTFVIQAKPWRNTYAGDLVRHLIIGVTVLVVAVPEGLPLAVTLSLAYSVKKMMKDNNLVRHLDACETMGNATAICSDKTGTLTTNRMTVVQSYICEKMSKTTPNFSDIPSHIGELIIQAISINSAYTSRIMESQDPTELPMQVGNKTECALLGFVLALGKKYQTVRDDYPEETFTRVYTFNSVRKSMSTVIPRKGGGYRLFTKGASEMIMKKCAFIYGREGHLETFTRDMQERLVKNVIEPMACNGLRTISIAYRDFVPGKAEINQVHIDNEPNWDDEDNLVNNLTCLCIVGIEDPVRAEVPDAIRKCQKAGITVRMVTGDNINTARSIALKCGILKPSEDFLILEGKEFNRRVRDSNGEVQQHLLDKVWPKLRVLARSSPTDKYTLVKGIIDSKASESREVVAVTGDGTNDGPALKKADVGFAMGIAGTDVAKEASDIILTDDNFSSIVKAVMWGRNVYDSIAKFLQFQLTVNVVAVIVAFIGACAVQDSPLKAVQMLWVNLIMDTLASLALATELPTPDLLLRRPYGRTKPLISRTMMKNILGQAFYQLTIIFALLFAGDMMFDIDTGRGVAAKGGGPTQHFTVIFNTFVMMTLFNEFNARKIHGQRNVFQGITTNPIFYSIWIGTCFSQVIIIQYGRMAFSTKALTLDQWLWCLFFGFGTLIWGQIVTTIPTRRIPKILSWGRGQPDDIGAINLGDEKFDPDSDKKPRAGQILWIRGLTRLQTQTSNRTLVQNVSVTGRSPSQDYYMPAEPIRETEV; encoded by the exons ATGGCGACGATAGACGGCCGGCCGGCCCAATATGGTGTCACGCTTAAGCAACTCCGCGAGCTCATGGAGCTCCGGGGGCGCGAAGGTGTCAACAAAATCAATAGCTACGGTGGTGTGCAGGAGATTTGTAAAAAGCTATATACTTCACCCAGTGAAG GTCTCAGTGGGTCAGTAGCGGACATACAACATAGGCGAGATACTTTTGGTTCCAATATGATACCTCCAAAACCAccgaaaacatttttacagtTAGTATGGGAAGCGTTGCAAGACGTCACGTTAATCATCCTAGAAGTAGCAGCATTGGTTTCATTAGGTCTTAGCTTTTATCATCCAGCTgatgataaagaaaaac CTTTAGTAGATGAGGACGAAGCGAAGTATGGTTGGATTGAAGGACTCGCTATATTGATTTCTGTAATTGTGGTAGTCTTAGTGACGGCGTTTAATGACTATTCCAAGGAGAGGCAGTTTAGGGGTCTTCAAAGTCGGATAGAAGGAGAGCACAAGTTCTCAGTTATTCGGCAAGGAGAAGTGAAACAAATCTCCGTGTCTGACATTGTCGTTGGCGATATCTGTCAG ATAAAATATGGAGACCTGTTGCCTGCAGACGGTATTCTTATACAAAGCAACGATCTCAAAGTGGATGAATCCAGTTTGACTGGAGAATCAGATCATGTAAAGAAAGGGGAAATGTTCGATCCTATGGTACTTTCAG GTACGCACGTGATGGAGGGTTCCGGGAAAATGTTAGTTACTGCAGTAGGTGTTAACTCCCAGGCGggtattatttttactctgcTGGGCGCTGCTGTTGATGAACGCGAGCAGGCAatcaagaaaatgaagaaag AGGCTAAAAAGCAGCGGAAGAAGAAGTCATTACCAG GAGAAGAGACGGTAGAGATTACCGGGAACAGTCATGTCACcggaggcggcggcggcggcggcggtggcggcggcggtggcggtggcggtggcggcggcggcggcggcggcggcggcggcggtggtaaGCACGAGGGTGGCGAGAACCATCACACGTCCGCACCCCCGAGCGCCGCGGAGAGTGGCAAGAAGGAGAAGAGTGTTCTGCAAGCCAAGCTAACTAAACTCGCCATACAGATCGGTTATGCCGGCTCGACCATCGCGGTACTTACTGTCGTCATTCTAGTCATACAGTTCTGTGTGACGACCTTCGTCATCCAGGCCAAGCCGTGGCGAAACACGTACGCCGGTGATCTGGTACGACATCTGATCATCGGTGTCACGGTGCTCGTAGTCGCTGTACCCGAGGGTCTTCCTCTAGCCGTCACCCTGTCGCTCGCTTACTCCGTCAAG AAAATGATGAAGGACAACAATCTGGTGCGCCACTTGGATGCCTGCGAAACGATGGGTAACGCCACCGCCATTTGCTCGGACAAGACCGGCACCCTGACTACAAACCGCATGACCGTAGTACAATCGTACATATGCGAGAAGATGAGCAAGACGACGCCGAACTTTTCGGACATACCGAGCCATATCGGCGAGCTGATTATACAGGCCATCTCCATCAATTCGGCGTACACGTCGCGAATAATGGAGTCGCAGGACCCTACCGAATTGCCGATGCAGGTCGGCAACAAAACCGAATGTGCCTTACTTGGATTCGTGTTAGCCCTGGGCAAGAAATATCAAACCGTGCGGGATGACTACCCTGAGGAAACCTTTACGCGGGTGTATACGTTTAATAGCGTAAGAAAGAGCATGTCCACCGTTATTCCCAGGAAAGGTGGTGGATACAGGCTCTTTACCAAGGGCGCTTCCGAGATGATCATGAAGAA ATGTGCCTTTATATATGGTCGCGAAGGTCATCTGGAGACGTTTACCAGAGACATGCAAGAGCGTCTGGTAAAAAACGTGATCGAACCCATGGCATGCAACGGGCTGCGCACCATCTCCATCGCTTATCGCGACTTTGTTCCTGGCAAGGCGGAGATCAATCAAGTTCACATCGACAACGAGCCCAACTGGGACGACGAGGATAATCTAGTGAACAACCTCACCTGCCTGTGCATCGTTGGTATCGAGGATCCGGTACGTGCCGAGGTACCGGACGCGATCAGGAAATGCCAAAAGGCCGGTATCACCGTGCGCATGGTGACGGGTGACAATATTAACACCGCGCGATCCATCGCGCTGAAATGCGGCATTCTGAAGCCGAGTGAGGACTTCCTCATCCTGGAGGGCAAGGAGTTCAACCGTAGAGTCAGAGACAGCAACGGCGAGGTGCAGCAGCACCTGCTAGACAAAGTGTGGCCGAAACTGCGAGTATTGGCCAGGTCGTCGCCCACCGACAAGTACACTTTAGTGAAGGGCATTATCGACAGCAAGGCGTCCGAAAGCCGCGAAGTCGTTGCAGTGACTGGCGATGGCACGAACGACGGGCCGGCGTTGAAGAAAGCCGATGTTGGTTTTGCGATGGGGATTGCTGGCACTGACGTCGCCAAGGAGGCGTCCGACATTATACTAACGGACGACAACTTCTCGTCGATTGTGAAAGCGGTGATGTGGGGCAGAAACGTCTACGACAGCATCGCCAAGTTCCTGCAGTTCCAGCTAACCGTCAACGTAGTCGCCGTGATTGTCGCCTTCATCGGTGCTTGTGCCGTGCAGGACTCACCGCTCAAGGCAGTGCAGATGTTGTGGGTAAACCTAATCATGGACACGTTAGCGTCCCTCGCCTTGGCCACCGAATTGCCTACGCCCGATCTACTCCTACGTAGACCATACGGTCGCACAAAACCACTCATTTCCAGGacaatgatgaaaaatattctcggTCAGGCCTTTTATCAGTTGACCataattttcgcgcttctcttCGCCG GTGACATGATGTTCGACATCGACACAGGCCGCGGAGTGGCGGCGAAGGGGGGCGGGCCCACGCAACACTTCACCGTCATCTTCAATACGTTCGTCATGATGACTCTCTTCAACGAATTCAATGCCAGGAAAATTCACGGTCAACGCAATGTCTTCCAGGGAATAACCACCAACCCCATCTTCTATTCGATTTGGATCGGCACGTGTTTCTCGCAA GTGATCATCATACAATACGGTAGAATGGCATTCAGCACCAAAGCGCTCACGTTAGACCAGTGGTTGTGGTGCCTGTTCTTCGGATTCGGTACGCTAATATGGGGCCAAATAGTTACGACTATTCCTACACGCCGAATTCCCAAAATTCTTTC aTGGGGCCGCGGCCAGCCGGATGATATCGGCGCGATCAATCTAGGAGATGAGAAATTCGACCCCGACTCGGATAAAAAGCCGCGCGCAGGACAAATTCTATGGATCCGTGGTCTTACACGGCTACAGACACAG ACGAGCAATAGAACTCTGGTGCAGAATGTATCTGTGACAGGCAGATCCCCTTCACAGGATTACTACATG CCAGCGGAACCCATTCGAGAGACTGAGGTATAA